In one Bacteroidota bacterium genomic region, the following are encoded:
- the cysC gene encoding adenylyl-sulfate kinase: MAKNIFPVFDQLLTRNDKERILNQRSKVIWLVGLSGSGKTTIARGVEIELNKLGFLTQILDGDNIRSGLSKDLGFSESDRKENIRRIAEVSKILLNSGIICLNGFIAPTKEIRKMAYEIIGRNDVLDVFINAPIEVCEQRDVKGLYMKARMGLIKDFTGINSPFEYPENPDLEIRTDLLSIEESVNKCLEFILPNITLAEKN, from the coding sequence ATGGCAAAAAATATTTTCCCCGTATTTGATCAACTTCTAACCAGAAATGACAAGGAAAGAATTCTAAACCAAAGATCTAAGGTGATATGGTTAGTTGGCTTATCCGGGTCAGGAAAAACTACGATTGCAAGAGGGGTCGAAATTGAATTAAACAAACTTGGATTTCTTACACAAATTTTAGATGGAGATAACATACGTTCAGGATTGAGTAAAGATTTGGGATTTTCAGAATCAGACCGAAAAGAAAATATCCGGAGAATTGCAGAAGTCTCAAAAATATTGTTGAATAGTGGAATCATTTGCTTAAACGGATTCATTGCACCTACAAAAGAAATAAGAAAGATGGCTTATGAAATTATAGGGAGAAATGATGTTCTTGATGTTTTCATTAATGCGCCAATAGAGGTTTGTGAGCAAAGAGATGTAAAAGGATTATATATGAAAGCCCGAATGGGTTTGATAAAAGACTTTACCGGGATAAATTCACCATTTGAATATCCAGAAAATCCAGATCTGGAAATTAGAACTGACTTACTATCAATTGAAGAGTCTGTAAATAAATGCTTAGAATTTATTCTCCCAAATATTACCTTGGCAGAAAAGAATTAA
- a CDS encoding YfhO family protein produces MVKKNAEIWGKMMHVFIMLFIIVLSAIYFSPVFEGKKIQQSDITQWRAMSKSVSDFRDKTGEEPLWTNSMFGGMPAYMISAKYPGNISSQINSIYRSLFHPVGMLILYIIGYYFLLLTLGINKWQSLAGAIAYGFSTYLLIIIGVGHNTKAYAIGYMAPVIAGIIMTFEGRKISGSLLFTVALSLQLHSNHYQITYYTLILVILYGLVEIIYAIKNKRILNFAANVGVLLLGIILAIGMNFSRLYTTWEYSKQTIRGQSELLAEDANKTRGLDRDYVFEHSQGIDETLTLLIPSFKGGSSLLIPGTNSEVFKKTRQNIEKARQSQRSGQSISYYYGDKPITYGPVYIGAIVVFLFVLGLFIVRGPYLWWLLIATVISIVLAWGKNVLGLSDFLLDYLPLYSKFRAPDMILVIAGFTMPLLGFIGLNRILSGQVKKKDIFESTVSSLIITGGFALLYALFPAISGDFTGINDLRINPDWLLDSIVIDRKNMLQADAFRSFVFIVLAAGSIYLWYLNKIKSNGLIFLLGTLIIIDLWAVDKRYFNESNFSSKRETQNPFPKTLADNEILKDQDISFRVLQLKDPFTDARASYYHQNVGGYHAAKLGRYQELIDCCINRELMQISNGLRLGYLSDSILLKMSVLNMLNTRYLINDLNIPPIKNKYAMGNAWFVNNYHIVNNPDEELATLRLVDPKTIAIVDKDFEDYIVDKSFSSESKNRIVMVENQPNYLKYSYNASSEQFTVFSEIYYDKGWNAYIDGEKADYFRANYVLRAMVIPEGDHVVEFKFEPKSYTIGNKISYASSSLMILIFLGYCYFEIKRWKHSRNKEESS; encoded by the coding sequence ATGGTAAAGAAGAATGCCGAAATATGGGGTAAAATGATGCATGTTTTTATTATGCTGTTCATCATTGTTCTGTCAGCAATATATTTCTCTCCTGTTTTTGAAGGAAAAAAAATTCAGCAATCTGACATAACCCAATGGCGAGCTATGTCCAAATCGGTGAGCGATTTCAGAGACAAGACCGGTGAAGAACCTTTATGGACAAATAGTATGTTCGGTGGAATGCCTGCTTATATGATTTCGGCAAAATATCCCGGAAATATAAGTTCTCAAATTAATAGTATATACCGTAGCCTATTTCATCCCGTTGGAATGTTAATCTTATATATAATTGGTTATTATTTTTTATTACTAACACTTGGGATAAATAAATGGCAGAGTCTTGCAGGTGCCATCGCATATGGATTTTCTACCTACCTGTTAATTATTATTGGTGTCGGACATAATACGAAAGCTTATGCGATAGGGTATATGGCTCCTGTTATTGCAGGGATAATCATGACTTTTGAGGGCAGGAAAATTTCGGGTTCACTCTTATTCACAGTTGCATTATCCCTTCAATTGCATTCAAATCATTATCAAATAACATATTATACTTTAATTTTAGTGATCCTCTATGGATTAGTCGAAATTATTTATGCGATTAAAAATAAAAGGATTTTAAATTTCGCAGCTAATGTTGGGGTTTTGCTTTTGGGTATTATACTCGCTATAGGGATGAATTTCTCTAGATTATATACTACTTGGGAATATTCTAAGCAGACCATTCGTGGACAATCCGAATTATTAGCTGAAGATGCAAATAAAACTAGAGGTCTGGATAGAGATTATGTATTTGAGCATAGTCAAGGCATCGATGAAACCTTAACACTTTTAATCCCAAGTTTCAAAGGAGGTTCAAGTTTATTGATCCCAGGTACAAATTCTGAAGTATTCAAAAAGACAAGGCAAAATATTGAAAAGGCACGTCAAAGTCAGAGAAGTGGTCAAAGTATTTCTTATTATTATGGCGATAAGCCAATTACTTATGGGCCTGTCTATATAGGTGCAATTGTAGTGTTTTTATTTGTACTTGGGTTATTTATAGTTCGGGGTCCATATCTATGGTGGCTCTTAATAGCAACAGTTATTTCTATCGTATTAGCCTGGGGTAAAAACGTTTTGGGCCTATCTGATTTCTTACTCGATTATCTGCCTCTTTATAGTAAATTTAGAGCTCCCGATATGATATTAGTAATCGCTGGATTTACTATGCCATTACTTGGGTTTATTGGTTTGAACAGAATTTTAAGTGGTCAGGTTAAAAAGAAAGATATTTTTGAAAGCACAGTATCTTCATTGATTATCACCGGAGGTTTCGCTTTGTTGTATGCGTTGTTTCCGGCAATATCCGGAGACTTCACGGGAATTAATGATTTGAGAATCAATCCGGATTGGCTGCTCGATAGTATTGTGATTGATCGTAAAAATATGCTTCAAGCGGATGCATTTCGATCCTTTGTTTTTATTGTTTTAGCAGCCGGATCTATCTATTTATGGTATCTGAATAAAATAAAATCTAACGGTTTAATATTTTTGTTAGGAACACTCATTATTATTGATCTTTGGGCTGTTGATAAAAGATACTTTAATGAAAGTAATTTTTCTTCTAAACGCGAAACCCAGAATCCTTTTCCAAAAACATTGGCGGATAATGAGATATTGAAGGATCAGGATATAAGTTTTAGGGTTTTACAATTGAAAGATCCTTTTACGGATGCTCGTGCATCCTATTATCACCAAAATGTTGGTGGTTATCACGCCGCAAAATTAGGACGATACCAGGAACTTATTGATTGTTGTATCAACCGGGAATTAATGCAAATAAGTAATGGGCTAAGATTAGGTTATTTATCTGACTCAATTCTTTTGAAAATGAGCGTTTTAAATATGTTAAACACCAGATATCTTATTAATGACTTAAATATTCCCCCTATTAAAAATAAATATGCAATGGGGAATGCTTGGTTTGTAAATAACTATCATATTGTTAATAATCCTGATGAAGAATTAGCTACTTTGAGACTAGTAGATCCGAAGACAATTGCCATTGTAGACAAAGATTTTGAAGATTATATAGTTGATAAATCATTTTCAAGTGAGTCAAAGAACAGAATTGTAATGGTCGAAAACCAACCAAACTATCTGAAATATTCTTATAATGCTAGTTCAGAACAGTTTACCGTTTTTTCTGAAATATACTATGATAAAGGTTGGAATGCATACATCGATGGTGAGAAGGCAGATTACTTCAGGGCAAACTATGTATTACGCGCAATGGTTATTCCGGAAGGAGACCATGTTGTAGAATTCAAATTTGAACCAAAGTCTTACACTATTGGTAATAAAATTTCCTATGCCAGCTCTTCTTTAATGATTTTGATTTTTTTAGGATATTGCTATTTCGAAATTAAGCGTTGGAAGCATTCAAGAAATAAAGAAGAATCATCCTAA
- a CDS encoding polysaccharide biosynthesis C-terminal domain-containing protein has product MGIITKQGIKGTIWSYLGLIIGYLNLGIIMPHVFSPGKIGLIHLFVATSTIFSQFSSLGFNSVTNRMFPYFRDRMNKHNGFLFLAISITLIGFTLATVAFFILKPHIIEANIQTSPIIVEYIMLLLPLIFFKLMYSLFNTYNRVLLDSVTGVFWSEFVHRIVNLLLIIGVALDLFNFRQFFFGYIVSICMPVIPIIFVLIKRGDFSLKPNLGYVKKYTKEMISISAYGMFNGFSGQLTSNIDKLLVHHYLSLQSLGIFSVCSLFAKVISIPGHSVSSISTGLIAQSWKENNVKHIQEIYYKASITQMVVGSILFIGLLINIDTIFQILPAAYSKGKWVIIIYAFGVLVSTVNSMNGTIISTSARYKALSYFVILTFAISIISSVLLIPPFGIIGAAIATSLTYIIINAAKFLFIKINFGMNCFGKKHLIVLFIAIPLVLLGNVLSGFDNWIINFVFKSSIISAIYIALIWKLNVSEDITKLLNVAWQSVLKLKK; this is encoded by the coding sequence ATGGGGATAATTACCAAACAAGGTATTAAAGGAACAATCTGGTCCTATTTAGGATTAATTATTGGTTATTTAAACCTTGGCATTATAATGCCTCATGTTTTTTCACCTGGTAAAATTGGGCTCATTCATCTCTTTGTTGCAACTTCAACCATATTTTCACAGTTCTCATCTCTTGGATTCAATAGTGTTACTAATCGTATGTTCCCCTATTTTAGGGACAGAATGAATAAACACAATGGCTTTCTTTTTTTGGCTATTTCTATCACACTGATTGGATTCACATTAGCTACAGTAGCTTTTTTTATTCTAAAACCACATATCATTGAAGCCAACATACAAACATCTCCAATTATTGTGGAATATATCATGTTGTTGTTACCCTTGATTTTTTTCAAGTTAATGTACTCTCTTTTTAATACATACAACAGGGTCTTATTAGATTCAGTTACCGGGGTTTTTTGGTCTGAATTTGTTCACAGAATTGTTAATTTACTCCTAATTATTGGAGTTGCATTGGATTTGTTCAATTTCAGGCAGTTCTTCTTTGGATACATTGTGTCAATTTGTATGCCGGTAATTCCCATAATTTTTGTTTTAATAAAAAGAGGCGATTTCAGTTTGAAGCCTAATCTAGGTTATGTAAAAAAGTATACGAAGGAGATGATTTCGATATCGGCATACGGAATGTTTAACGGCTTTAGCGGACAATTGACTTCAAATATTGATAAACTTCTGGTGCATCATTACCTCTCTTTACAATCACTCGGGATATTCAGTGTATGTTCATTATTCGCCAAAGTGATATCTATACCGGGACATTCGGTGTCTTCAATCTCAACCGGACTAATTGCTCAATCATGGAAGGAAAATAATGTAAAACATATTCAAGAAATTTATTACAAGGCAAGTATAACCCAAATGGTGGTTGGCTCAATCCTATTTATTGGGCTTTTGATTAATATTGATACCATATTTCAAATCCTTCCTGCTGCTTATTCTAAAGGCAAATGGGTTATTATTATTTATGCATTTGGAGTACTTGTGAGTACAGTAAATAGCATGAATGGTACCATTATTTCAACATCCGCACGTTACAAAGCATTATCATACTTTGTTATTTTAACATTTGCTATTTCTATTATTTCAAGTGTTCTTCTAATACCTCCTTTTGGGATTATTGGTGCAGCTATTGCAACATCACTAACCTATATCATCATAAATGCGGCAAAATTTTTATTTATTAAAATCAATTTTGGAATGAATTGCTTCGGGAAAAAGCATTTAATAGTACTTTTTATCGCGATTCCTTTGGTTCTTCTTGGAAATGTGCTTTCAGGTTTTGATAATTGGATCATCAACTTTGTTTTTAAAAGCAGTATAATTAGCGCAATATATATCGCATTAATATGGAAACTTAATGTTTCTGAAGACATAACTAAGCTCCTTAATGTAGCATGGCAATCCGTTTTGAAGCTAAAAAAATAA
- the gmd gene encoding GDP-mannose 4,6-dehydratase has translation MNKIALITGITGQDGAYLAEFLLQKGYIVHGIKRRSSLFNTQRIDHLYQDPHIKNQNFILHYGDMTDAANLIRIIQQVQPDEIYNLAAQSHVQVSFETPEYTANTDGLGTLRILEAIKLLGLTQKTRFYQASTSELYGKVQEIPQSENTPFYPRSPYAAAKLYAYWITVNYREAYGLHASNGILFNHESPIRGETFVTRKITMAAARIALGLQEKLYLGNLSAKRDWGHARDFVEAMYLMLQQDQPDDYVIATGVTTEVRKFVYLAFAQLGIEIDFVGKNEKECGFVKKVINNDFKIKAGTKVIEVDPKYFRPAEVELLLGDPTKANSKLGWKPKFSLEDLIKDMALSDLELMKREKYISEGGYKTLNQYE, from the coding sequence ATGAATAAAATTGCACTAATTACAGGAATAACAGGTCAGGATGGGGCTTATCTTGCAGAATTTCTTCTTCAGAAAGGTTACATAGTGCATGGAATAAAAAGAAGAAGTTCATTGTTTAACACACAGCGCATTGACCATCTCTATCAAGACCCACATATAAAAAATCAAAATTTTATTCTGCATTACGGCGATATGACAGATGCTGCGAATTTAATTAGAATAATACAGCAGGTGCAACCGGATGAAATTTATAATTTGGCCGCACAATCGCATGTGCAGGTTAGTTTTGAAACACCGGAGTATACCGCAAATACTGATGGATTAGGAACTCTTAGAATATTAGAAGCAATTAAATTGTTGGGATTGACCCAAAAAACCAGATTTTATCAGGCATCTACTTCCGAACTTTATGGCAAAGTTCAGGAAATTCCCCAATCTGAAAATACGCCATTTTATCCAAGATCGCCTTATGCGGCAGCAAAGCTTTATGCCTATTGGATAACGGTTAACTATCGTGAAGCATACGGATTGCATGCCAGTAATGGGATTTTATTTAATCATGAGTCGCCCATAAGAGGTGAAACTTTTGTCACAAGGAAAATTACAATGGCTGCTGCGCGGATAGCACTCGGCTTGCAAGAGAAACTTTATCTTGGGAATCTATCGGCAAAAAGAGATTGGGGCCATGCAAGGGACTTTGTTGAGGCTATGTATTTGATGCTCCAACAAGATCAGCCTGATGATTATGTTATTGCAACCGGAGTTACGACCGAAGTCAGGAAGTTTGTTTATTTGGCATTTGCCCAATTAGGCATTGAAATTGATTTTGTCGGAAAGAATGAAAAAGAGTGTGGTTTTGTTAAAAAAGTAATTAACAATGATTTTAAAATAAAAGCAGGCACAAAAGTTATTGAAGTTGACCCTAAATATTTCAGGCCTGCAGAAGTAGAATTATTATTGGGCGACCCAACTAAAGCTAATTCTAAACTTGGCTGGAAACCAAAATTTAGTTTGGAAGACTTAATAAAAGATATGGCACTATCAGATCTCGAGTTAATGAAACGGGAAAAATATATATCCGAAGGCGGATATAAAACTTTAAACCAGTATGAGTAA